GCCAAAATCCTGAAATTAGCTTGTATCGCTGACGTTCTTGGTTATCCAGACTATGCTTTAGAGTTATTAGAATATCTCACTGTTCAATATGGTAGGTTACCGCAGTATAACTTTGCCCAGACTATCATTGAAAGCTTATCTCAATTTCCACAATTAGTTGAACAGGGATTAGATTCTTTACCTGTTGTAGGTAATATTCTTCCTTATTTGAACTGATATATAGCAATCTTACATAAGTTGTGAGAAAATACTAAACCTTATACACCCGGCATCTAAAAGATACCGGGTTTCTTTATCTTAATAAATGATTTAAGAATGCCAGATCTCAAGTTTTACTTTCAACATAAATCTGCCACATTTCCTCGTAAGCTTTCTCCATTTCACGAGTAAACTGTTCGGCATTCCATAAAGGTGCGGAGTGGCGGGATTGCCTTAATTGTGAAAAAACTTTTTGTCGTAAGCCAGAATCTTTACCCATGCGAATGCCCCACTCTATATATTCTTCATCGCTCCAGGCAATGCCTTCGCTAATTCCTGCATTCACCATCATGGTATAGCTATTACGAGCAGCAAATTGTTCTCCTACTCGCGTCACTAAAGGAATTCCCATCCAGAGAGTTTCCAAGGTGGTGGTTGCACCGTTGTAAGGATAGGTATCTAATACAACATCGGCAAGCCCTAAATTTGCTCGGTGTATTGCCTCTGAAGCCACCATTGGCAGAAATCTCAAGCGATCGCTATCCACTCCTTCTTCAGTTGCTATCTGATAAAAAAAGTTTTGAATCGCTTCTTGTTCTCCCAATCCTTTAATCAAGAAGTAACTATGTGGCACTTCTTTTAAAATCTTCATTTGCAGTCGCACCGTATCGGGATGCCGCTTGCAACCGCCTTGAGCGCTAAGATAAACCACAGCATCACTGGGGATATTAAGATCCTCTCGGCGTAAAGTAGGAACCCCCACCTCAAAACCATCCACAGCTATATAAGTTTGAGGCAATCGCCAAATTTTTTCTGAGTAGTCATCTTCAGCATTGTCTGGTAATACATAAGGATCGGCGATAAAATAATCGACTGCAGGAATTCCCGAAGCATCCCAGCCCAACCAAGTTGCTTGAATCGTCGCTGGTTTTAGCGCCATCACTTCTGAGCTTATGTCTAATGTGAGGCTATCTAAATCAATTAAAATATCTATTTCATCCCGATAAATTTGCTCGGCAATCTCCTGACTATTAATCCCCATTTTGTGGACTGTTTCAAACTGACGGATATACCAATGCTGTAGGGGATCTTCTTTTTGCTTGTAACTAACAAAGTAACCATACAATTCAAAACTTTCGCGGTTGTGATGTTCCAATAGCCATCGAGCCAACCACCCTACTGAGTGCTGTCTTAAGCAATGAGAAATATAACCTACTTTTAAACGTCTATTAGAATCTAATATTTGTGATGAGAATTGGCACGGCTTTCGATCATACTTGACTTTTTCATCAGCATGATTTTGCAGATTCCACTGACATAAAGCTGCCAATTGATTCTGGATTGTGCGATTCTGCTTTACATCGTCGCGAAAGTATGGGTAAAAAAATGTTGAAAGAAGTACCCGTGAAATTTGAGCAGTATCATCTAATATTGGTTGATCTTCTACTAGAGCATTTAGTAGTGCGTCGTGACGCTGTACAACTTCCCTCGCCTCCTGCCAATATCCACCAGCATTCATCAAAGTTCGTAACAGCAAATGATTGGCATACACTCTATCCGCTAATGACTCGTTCTGCAATATCGAATAGCACTTCTTAGCTGTCTCTATAGCTTTTGTATAATTGCCAGAATTCTGATAAAAAGCAGATAAATGTCGCAATAATTCTGTATCTTCAGAGTTGATTTGCAAGCATAACTCTGCTAGCTTCACTGCTTGTGATGGTCTGCCAAGGGAGTATGCAACATCAATTGCTGCTATGAGAATGACAGCAAAATATTTAGGTAAATGCTTTAGATGAGACAAACACGCTTCTGCAAATGCGTGGGATGTTAGGTGTAACGGATCGCACTCTAAAACCTGTTGTAGGACTTGCATTAAGTGTCCTATTTCCACTTCTCCTGGCTTCTTAGATTTCAGCAAATCGATAATTTCCCAAGAAGCGAGTTCATCTACAGTAAAGGTTTCTTGTGCGATCGCAAGCTGGATGAGATGTAACAAATTGTTAACATCACTAGGTTGAATTTCTTGGATTTGATGCCGCAGTAAATAAGCAGTAGAACTATCTGCTATTCCTTGTCGTCGTTGAGCTTCTGTCTGCAGCACCAGAAGTAATTCCTCATTCCACTGTTCAACTTGTTCCGGTTCACCTTCCATCATTCCCAACAACCAAGTTGTCTGTGCTTCTGTCTCTTGTCCTTGTAGTAAAAACATTAAACCCAAAGACCAGTAGTGGGATTTGACCTCAGGTTCTATCTCTATAGCTTGTTGATAAAGACTTACAGCCCGATAGTAGTCATCTTGTACTAGGCATTGATATGCCTGCTTCTGCCAATTAGCGAAATCTGTCAAAGAGCAGTCAAAAGTCATTTTACACTCTATTTTTAATTAACAATTAAATGGAGTGAGCAGCTTGCACTACTCACCCCAAGGACATATTTGCTCCAATATAAACCGCATCTCTTTTCAATGCGATTACCTATATACTAATTACTTCACTGTCTTCATAGCGCCAGTCGCATCGTTAGGACAAGAAGGGTTATTATTGCCATTAGTTATGTCAACACCATTAGCGATATCGGTTGTTGCTGGGTTAACGCTCTCACATAGTACTGCAAGAGTAATTGCTTCATTGACACCGTTAACTGATTGGTTTGAGGTATATACAACACCAATGTAAGACTTCAGCGCTTTTTTAACGGATCTAGCTTTGTTAGAGACATGGCTACCAGTGTTGGCTGCTGCAGCGATTTCGTATTTGTAGTTGTCAGTTTGTGTTCTGATACCAAGAGCTAGTTCGTTTAATTCTGTTGTAAAAGCATTGTTATTTTCCAAAAAGAAAGCCTGTTGTGCCCGGTTCATAGAACCAATATTTTGCTTTGCTTCTGACTGTCTAGCTTTACTAACTTGGCTTAAGAGAGAAGGTAAAGCAATAGCTGCTAGTACACCAATAATAATAACTACAACTAGTAGTTCAATTAGAGTAAAACCTTCATCTTTTTTATTGCGGCGGTTCAGGTGGTTGAGGAATTTAACTTGTAGTTCTGGCTTAAGCATGGGGGTCTCCTTAATGTCTTTCTTTCGCTTCAGAGGTTGGATTGCGGTGTTATAAAAAGAACTTACCCTTCCCATATCTGTTTCATATCACTTTTAGTAAAAAATCTTTTTTAGTGGAAAAAGAACAAGTCTTGGTAAGTTAATTACAGTGTTCCCAATTTTTTGAATTTCTAACACAAGAACAACGATCGCTCTTAAAAAAACTCTCTCCCACCTTGCAAGGCATCCCTGAAAAAAAATATTGACTTTCAGTTTTCCCACCACTACAGTCTGCTATGCTATACTAAGTCATAGTCGTTATGAGTTTATTTAAAACTATCATGACCAACCCGACAGTAGAAAACGTAGTCATTATCGGTTCTGGTCCAGCAGGTTACACGGCTGCTATCTACGCTGGACGAGCTAACCTCAAACCTGTGGTCTTTGAGGGTTTCCAAGCTGGGGGATTACCTGGAGGTCAGTTGATGACAACAACTGAAGTTGAAAACTTTCCTGGTTTCCCCGAAGGAATTACCGGACCCGAACTGATGGATCGAATGAAAGCTCAAGCAGAACGCTGGGGTGCTGAACTATATACAGAAGATGTTATTGAAGTTGATTTCAGCCACCGTCCTTTTACAGTCCGCTCTGAAGAACGAGAATTTAAAACCCACAGTATTATTATCGCCACTGGCGCAACTGCAAAACGTCTGGGGCTACCCCTTGAGCACGAGTTTTGGAGCCGGGGTATTTCTGCTTGTGCGATCTGCGACGGTGCTACACCCATTTTCCACGGTGCAGAATTGGCTGTGGTTGGTGGCGGTGACTCGGCTGCAGAAGAAGCAATTTACCTCACCAAGTATGGCTCTAAAGTCAATTTGCTGGTACGTTCTGACAAGATGCGAGCTTCTAAAGCCATGCAAGACCGCGTTTTAAGTAACTCCAAAATTGTCGTTCACTGGAACACGGAACCCGTAGATATTTTCGGTAACGAGAATCACATGGAAGGTGTCAAAATCCGTAACACCAAAACAGGTGGCGAAAGCAAACTGCACGTCAAGGGGTTATTCTACGCCATCGGTCACAAGCCCAATACCTCCTTATTTCAAGGACAACTGGAACTGGATGAAGTAGGTTACATTCTCACCAAACCCAATTCTCCAGAAACCAGTGTAGAAGCTGTTTTTGCGGCTGGTGACGTACAAGACCACGAGTACCGTCAAGCAATTACTGCTGCAGGTAGTGGTTGTACAGCAGCAATGTTGGCAGAACGCTGGTTGTCTTCTAACGGATTGATTCAGGAATTCCATCAAAAACCGGAAACTCCAAATAACGAACTAGAACATCCCGCTAAGAAAACAGAAGAGCAGCAAGAAAGCGAATTTAATATTGAGACAACTCGCCATCAAGGAGGTTATGCCTTACGCAAACTCTTCCATGATAGCGATCGCCTTCTAATTGTCAAATATGTTGCTCCAGGCTGCGGTCCTTGTCACACCCTCAAGCCAATCCTC
This genomic interval from Scytonema hofmannii PCC 7110 contains the following:
- a CDS encoding type IV pilin-like G/H family protein: MLKPELQVKFLNHLNRRNKKDEGFTLIELLVVVIIIGVLAAIALPSLLSQVSKARQSEAKQNIGSMNRAQQAFFLENNNAFTTELNELALGIRTQTDNYKYEIAAAANTGSHVSNKARSVKKALKSYIGVVYTSNQSVNGVNEAITLAVLCESVNPATTDIANGVDITNGNNNPSCPNDATGAMKTVK
- the trxB gene encoding thioredoxin-disulfide reductase, producing MTNPTVENVVIIGSGPAGYTAAIYAGRANLKPVVFEGFQAGGLPGGQLMTTTEVENFPGFPEGITGPELMDRMKAQAERWGAELYTEDVIEVDFSHRPFTVRSEEREFKTHSIIIATGATAKRLGLPLEHEFWSRGISACAICDGATPIFHGAELAVVGGGDSAAEEAIYLTKYGSKVNLLVRSDKMRASKAMQDRVLSNSKIVVHWNTEPVDIFGNENHMEGVKIRNTKTGGESKLHVKGLFYAIGHKPNTSLFQGQLELDEVGYILTKPNSPETSVEAVFAAGDVQDHEYRQAITAAGSGCTAAMLAERWLSSNGLIQEFHQKPETPNNELEHPAKKTEEQQESEFNIETTRHQGGYALRKLFHDSDRLLIVKYVAPGCGPCHTLKPILNKVVDEFDSKIHFVEIDIDKDRDIAENAGVTGTPTIQFFKNKELLKELKGVKQKSEYRQLIASNL